Proteins found in one Brevibacillus brevis genomic segment:
- a CDS encoding Dps family protein, protein MENTLYSVLNKQVANWTVLYTKLHNFHWNVKGPHFFTLHAKFEELYNEAAANLDTLAERVLSIGGKPVATLAACLNTASITEAEGDETAEQMVETITRDFSILVDELKLAMETADQADDEGTADMLLGIRSSLEKHIWMLKSFLQ, encoded by the coding sequence ATGGAAAACACACTCTACAGCGTTCTCAATAAACAAGTGGCGAACTGGACAGTCCTCTATACGAAACTACACAATTTTCACTGGAATGTAAAAGGACCTCACTTCTTTACACTCCACGCAAAATTTGAGGAATTGTACAACGAAGCAGCAGCGAATCTCGATACCCTTGCTGAACGCGTCCTCTCCATCGGTGGAAAGCCTGTAGCGACTCTGGCTGCATGTCTGAACACTGCAAGCATTACCGAAGCAGAAGGAGACGAAACAGCTGAGCAAATGGTAGAAACGATCACGAGAGACTTCTCCATTCTTGTAGACGAGTTGAAGCTGGCTATGGAAACAGCTGATCAAGCGGACGATGAAGGGACAGCCGATATGCTGTTGGGAATCCGCAGCAGCTTGGAAAAACACATTTGGATGCTCAAATCCTTCTTGCAATAA